The Chlamydia avium 10DC88 genome has a window encoding:
- a CDS encoding tyrosine-type recombinase/integrase: protein MSNLVYQHKSRLFLTVLEAANVWLATLSPITRKNYASGIRFLVSNKILDASMKLEKLVYVDHWDVLNRIKSLTHTCSGKPVSEASKQARAACYISFTKFLYRLTKGVIKQAIPSRDFGNSTFYKIRDKVKTEFISKQEWLLFFDSLKRISFRDYLIGKLIIQGVRKLSEVISLRTEDLLFSQNQITFKIKKRQSRYNEVRVVYPNFLMQELRDYVGNRDGWVFISGNGQQVAINQVYYYFKLAENDMNLSIKVTPHVLRASALAYLKKIGCADEAIMRVSCFSSTQMLSAYDTNTINNQTSQFPLIF from the coding sequence ATGAGCAATTTGGTCTACCAACACAAAAGTAGATTGTTTTTAACTGTATTAGAAGCAGCTAATGTATGGTTAGCTACCCTGTCTCCTATCACTAGGAAAAATTATGCTTCCGGAATCAGGTTTTTAGTATCTAATAAAATATTGGATGCTTCTATGAAACTGGAAAAATTGGTTTATGTGGATCATTGGGATGTTTTAAATAGAATCAAGTCTTTAACCCATACTTGTAGCGGTAAACCTGTTTCAGAGGCTTCAAAACAAGCGAGAGCCGCTTGTTATATATCATTCACGAAATTTCTTTATAGATTGACTAAGGGGGTTATTAAACAAGCCATTCCTTCTAGAGATTTTGGCAATTCTACTTTTTACAAAATTCGAGATAAAGTTAAGACCGAATTTATTTCAAAACAAGAATGGTTATTGTTTTTTGATTCTCTTAAGAGAATCAGTTTTAGGGATTATTTAATTGGAAAGCTGATTATTCAAGGAGTTAGAAAATTAAGTGAAGTTATTTCCCTAAGAACAGAAGATTTGTTATTTTCTCAGAATCAGATTACTTTCAAAATAAAGAAGCGTCAAAGTAGATATAATGAAGTTAGAGTAGTTTATCCTAATTTCTTAATGCAGGAGTTGCGGGATTATGTTGGGAATAGAGACGGATGGGTGTTTATATCTGGAAATGGACAACAGGTAGCAATTAATCAAGTGTATTATTACTTCAAGTTAGCAGAAAATGATATGAACTTATCTATTAAAGTTACTCCTCATGTACTTAGAGCTAGTGCTTTGGCGTATTTGAAAAAAATAGGATGTGCAGATGAGGCAATTATGCGTGTTTCTTGTTTTTCTTCGACGCAAATGCTTTCAGCATATGATA